A stretch of the Cucumis sativus cultivar 9930 unplaced genomic scaffold, Cucumber_9930_V3 scaffold91, whole genome shotgun sequence genome encodes the following:
- the LOC116406359 gene encoding uncharacterized protein LOC116406359 — MDINNAFLNGDLFEEVHMTLPLGYQVSQVPDKGEKLACKLNKSIYGLKQASRQWFLKFAATISSHGFIQSKADYSLFTKGNGSTFVALLVYVDDILLTGPSPSNINSVKDSLKAHFKLKDLGQARYFLGLELSRSERGLMLSQRKYCLQILEDTGFLDSKSVVAPMDPNLKLCKSEGEQLTEEDATCYRRLIGRLIYLQISRPDICFSVHRLSQFLHKPTKHHLDAAHHLLKYLKGSPGQGVLIKPIDSFHLKAFVDADWGSCLDTRRSVTGFCIFLGDSIISWKSKKQPTVSRSSAEAEYRALTSVTSELVWITQLLTDFKIKTLMPTTVFCDNQAAIAIASNPTFHERTKHIEIDCHFVRDKIIEGFLKVLPINTSLQLADMFTKALPSSTLNRHISKLGMKDIHRPT, encoded by the coding sequence ATGGACATAAATAATGCCTTCCTCAATGGAGACTTATTTGAAGAAGTGCACATGACCCTACCATTGGGTTATCAAGTCTCTCAAGTACCAGACAAAGGAGAGAAATTGGCTTGTAAACTAAATAAGTCCATTTACGGTCTTAAACAAGCATCAAGGCAATGGTTCCTAAAATTTGCAGCAACAATATCCTCACATGGTTTCATCCAATCCAAGGCTGATTACTCCTTATTTACTAAGGGGAATGGAAGCACCTTTGTAGCATTATTagtatatgttgatgacataTTACTAACAGGACCATCTCCTTCGAATATCAACTCAGTCAAAGATTCTTTGAAGGCACACTTCAAATTAAAGGACCTAGGACAAGCAAGATACTTCTTGGGTCTAGAATTATCAAGATCTGAACGAGGACTTATGCTCTcccaaagaaaatattgtctTCAAATCCTAGAAGATACTGGTTTTCTTGATTCTAAATCAGTTGTAGCACCTATGGATCCTAATCTGAAGCTATGTAAATCTGAAGGAGAACAACTGACTGAGGAAGACGCCACTTGCTATAGAAGATTAATTGGCAGACTGATATACTTACAAATATCCAGACCTGATATTTGCTTCTCTGTTCACCGCTTAAGCCAATTTCTGCATAAACCTACTAAACATCACCTAGATGCTGCTCATCACCTATTGAAGTACCTCAAAGGTTCCCCAGGACAAGGTGTTTTAATAAAACCTATTGATTCGTTTCACTTAAAAGCCTTCGTTGATGCTGATTGGGGATCGTGCCTTGACACTAGAAGATCGGTCACAGGGTTCTGCATCTTCCTAGGGGATTCCATCATCTCCTGGAAATCTAAGAAACAACCAACCGTCTCAAGGTCCTCTGCAGAAGCTGAATATAGAGCCTTAACATCAGTCACCAGTGAGCTAGTATGGATCACACAGCTCCTTactgattttaaaataaagaccTTGATGCCAACCACTGTTTTCTGTGATAATCAAGCAGCCATTGCTATTGCTTCGAATCCGACATTTCATGAACGGACAAAACACATAGAAAttgattgtcattttgttcgagacaaaataattgaaggaTTTCTAAAGGTTTTACCTATCAACACTAGCCTACAACTAGCTGATATGTTCACTAAAGCACTACCTTCATCTACCTTAAACAGACATATATCCAAGTTGGGAATGAAAGACATTCATCGtccaacttga